Proteins from a single region of Rhinatrema bivittatum chromosome 13, aRhiBiv1.1, whole genome shotgun sequence:
- the FEM1B gene encoding protein fem-1 homolog B — protein MALESLAGYVYKAASEGRVLTLAALLLNRTDAEIRWLLAYVSAQGGQRSTPLIIAARNGHGKVVRLLLEHYRADTRQTGTVRFDGYVIDGATALWCAAGAGHFEIVKLLVSHGANVNHTTVTNSTPLRAACFDGRLDIVKYLVENNANISIANKYDNTCLMIAAYKGHTVVVKYLLEQHADPNAKAHCGATALHFAAEAGHLEIVRELMKWKAAMVMNGHGMTPLKVAAESCKADVVELLLSHEDCDALSRIEALELLGASFANDRENYNIMKTYQYLYLAMLERYRDSENIMQKSVLPPIEAYGNRTECRTPQELDAIIHDADALHMEGLIVRERILGSDNIDVSHPIIYRGAVYADNMEFEQCIKLWLHALYLRQKGNRNTHKDLLRFAQVFSQMIHLNEPVKAKDIESVLKCSAVEIERGMSRIHSTVDTDIHTAMDNYECNIFTFLYLVCISTKTQSSTEEQASINKQIYKLIQLDPKTRDGSSLLHMAVNSNTPVDDFHTNDVCSFPNALVTKLLIDCGAEVNAVDNEGNTALHVIVQYNRPISDFLTLHAIIISLVEAGAHTDMTNLQKKTPLDKSTTGVSEILLKTQMKLSLKCLAARAVRLHDIQYQNQIPKALEKFVQFH, from the exons ATGGCGCTGGAGAGCCTGGCGGGCTACGTGTACAAGGCGGCGAGCGAGGGCCGGGTGCTGACGCTGGCCGCGCTGCTGCTGAACCGCACGGACGCCGAGATCCGCTGGCTGCTGGCCTACGTGAGCGCGCAGGGCGGCCAGCGCTCCACCCCGCTCATCATCGCCGCCCGCAACGGCCACGGCAAGGTGGTGCGGCTGCTGCTCGAGCACTACCGGGCCGACACGCGCCAGACCGGCACCGTCCGCTTCGACGG TTACGTTATTGATGGCGCCACAGCTCTCTGGTGCGCAGCTGGAGCCGGTCACTTTGAAATTGTCAAACTGCTGGTCAGTCATGGAGCCAATGTCAACCACACCACAGTCACAAACTCGACTCCACTGAGAGCGGCGTGCTTCGATGGCAGGCTGGACATTGTGAAATACCTTGTGGAAAACAATGCCAACATTAGCATCGCTAACAAGTATGACAACACCTGCCTTATGATTGCAGCATACAAGGGGCACACGGTGGTAGTGAAATACCTGTTGGAACAGCATGCTGACCCTAATGCCAAAGCACACTGTGGAGCCACAGCACTGCACTTTGCAGCGGAGGCCGGCCACCTGGAGATTGTGAGGGAATTGATGAAGTGGAAGGCTGCCATGGTGATGAATGGACATGGCATGACCCCTTTGAAAGTGGCAGCTGAAAGCTGTAAAGCCGACGTGGTGGAATTGCTGCTCTCCCATGAAGACTGTGATGCCCTCAGCAGGATTGAGGCTCTGGAACTCCTGGGTGCTTCCTTTGCCAATGATCGAGAGAATTATAACATCATGAAGACGTACCAGTACTTGTACCTAGCGATGCTGGAGAGGTACAGGGATTCTGAGAACATCATGCAAAAATCTGTCCTTCCACCTATTGAAGCTTACGGGAACAGAACTGAATGCCGAACTCCTCAAGAACTGGATGCCATTATACATGACGCAGATGCACTACACATGGAAGGACTTATTGTTCGTGAACGGATTTTGGGCTCGGACAATATTGATGTGTCTCATCCGATCATTTACCGTGGTGCGGTTTATGCAGACAACATGGAGTTTGAGCAGTGCATCAAGCTGTGGCTTCATGCATTGTACTTGAGACAGAAAGGGAACCGGAACACCCATAAGGATCTCTTGAGGTTTGCTCAGGTCTTCTCCCAGATGATCCACTTGAATGAGCCAGTGAAAGCAAAGGACATCGAAAGTGTGTTGAAGTGCAGTGCTGTGGAGATAGAAAGGGGGATGTCCAGGATTCACAGCACAGTTGACACTGACATCCATACAGCTATGGACAACTATGAGTGCAATATCTTCACCTTTCTCTATCTGGTGTGCATCTCCACTAAAACCCAGAGCAGCACTGAGGAGCAGGCCAGCATTAACAAGCAGATCTACAAACTCATCCAGCTGGATCCCAAGACCCGCGATGGCTCCAGCCTACTGCACATGGCTGTCAACTCCAACACGCCAGTAGATGACTTCCACACCAATGATGTCTGCAGCTTCCCCAATGCATTGGTCACCAAACTGCTGATTGACTGTGGTGCGGAGGTGAATGCTGTGGACAATGAGGGCAACACTGCGCTCCACGTCATTGTGCAGTATAACCGGCCTATCAGTGACTTCCTGACTCTGCACGCCATCATTATAAGCCTGGTGGAAGCTGGCGCCCACACAGACATGACCAACCTGCAGAAGAAGACGCCACTGGACAAGAGCACCACGGGCGTGTCGGAGATACTGCTGAAAACGCAAATGAAGCTGAGCCTGAAGTGCCTGGCTGCACGAGCCGTGAGACTGCATGACATCCAGTACCAAAACCAGATCCCCAAAGCCCTCGAGAAGTTTGTGCAATTTCATTAG